One region of Flavobacterium sp. KACC 22763 genomic DNA includes:
- the mtaB gene encoding tRNA (N(6)-L-threonylcarbamoyladenosine(37)-C(2))-methylthiotransferase MtaB produces the protein MENRKKVAFYTLGCKLNFSETSTIARSFNDEGFDRVDFEEIADIYVINTCSVTDNADKQFKQVVRKAMKLNDKAFVAAVGCYAQLKPEELASVDGVDLVLGATEKFKITDYIHDLSKNDMGEVHSCEIAEADFYVGSYSIGDRTRAFLKVQDGCDYKCTYCTIPLARGISRSDALENVLKNAKEISAQNIREIVLTGVNIGDYGKGEFGNKKHEHTFLDLVQALDKVEGIERLRISSIEPNLLKNETIEFVSKSRTFVPHFHIPLQSGSNDILKLMKRRYLREVYTERVSKIREVMPHACIGVDVIVGFPGETDEHFLETYHFLNDLDISYLHVFTYSERDNTEAVDMEGVVPSNVRAKRSKMLRGLSVKKRRAFYESQLGTNRTVLFESENKEGYIHGFTENYVKVKTPWNPELVNTLQEINLTKIDEDGSVRIEFLNKLAEA, from the coding sequence ATGGAAAATAGAAAGAAAGTTGCCTTTTATACGCTGGGTTGTAAACTGAATTTTTCAGAAACCTCTACAATCGCCAGAAGTTTTAATGACGAAGGTTTTGACCGCGTCGATTTTGAAGAAATAGCAGATATTTATGTCATTAATACTTGCTCTGTAACAGATAATGCAGATAAGCAGTTTAAGCAGGTAGTTAGGAAAGCAATGAAGCTAAATGATAAAGCTTTTGTTGCGGCTGTTGGCTGTTATGCACAATTGAAACCAGAAGAATTAGCTTCAGTTGATGGGGTTGATTTGGTTCTGGGAGCGACAGAAAAATTCAAAATCACCGACTATATTCATGATTTGAGCAAAAACGATATGGGTGAAGTTCACTCATGTGAAATTGCTGAAGCCGATTTCTATGTAGGAAGCTATTCTATTGGAGATCGTACAAGAGCATTTTTGAAAGTTCAAGACGGCTGCGATTATAAATGTACGTATTGTACCATTCCATTAGCAAGAGGAATTTCTAGAAGTGATGCTTTAGAAAATGTGCTAAAAAATGCTAAGGAAATTTCGGCTCAAAATATTCGCGAAATTGTTTTAACGGGTGTAAATATTGGAGATTACGGAAAAGGGGAGTTCGGAAATAAAAAACACGAACATACTTTTCTAGATTTAGTTCAAGCTTTGGATAAAGTAGAAGGAATCGAACGTTTGAGAATTTCATCTATCGAACCAAATCTTTTGAAAAACGAAACAATTGAATTTGTATCGAAAAGCCGAACTTTTGTACCTCATTTTCATATTCCGTTACAATCAGGAAGCAATGATATTTTGAAATTAATGAAACGCCGTTATTTACGTGAAGTTTATACAGAACGCGTAAGTAAAATTCGTGAAGTAATGCCTCATGCTTGTATTGGTGTTGATGTTATTGTTGGTTTTCCTGGTGAAACAGATGAACATTTCTTAGAGACGTATCATTTCTTAAATGATTTAGACATTTCGTATTTGCACGTATTTACATACTCAGAAAGAGATAATACAGAAGCGGTTGATATGGAAGGCGTCGTTCCTTCAAATGTGAGAGCAAAACGCAGTAAAATGCTTCGTGGATTGTCTGTTAAAAAGCGTCGAGCTTTTTATGAAAGTCAATTGGGAACAAATAGAACAGTTCTTTTTGAAAGTGAAAATAAAGAAGGATACATTCACGGATTTACAGAAAATTACGTAAAAGTAAAAACACCTTGGAATCCAGAATTGGTAAATACTTTGCAAGAAATCAATTTGACAAAAATAGACGAAGACGGAAGTGTTCGCATTGAGTTTTTGAATAAACTGGCGGAAGCTTAA
- a CDS encoding sensor histidine kinase — MIAINKNRHWIFLVFFWSLLGITIWAQMIEDYDFLTATIQAILVLFCSAVLAHILSDVILPKALKQNKMSSFAVQSVVVVLLLAFCLSLIYIVFSDSVIRRKAYPEEADVDSLHFLWSRFYGNIPSAILICGTACGLRFYQEHNVIERNHAQLQQVHLEAQIKILQDQINPHLMFNVLNHIHILMQSNVKLASDLLVQFSDILRYQLYECNKEYVSLHLEIKYLKDLIAVEETRWGNELEVKSKWNIEDGQLHIVPLLLVPLIENAFKHVSRLPNQKGYVHLSCEQINHQLNFKIENSYTEQYKIPSKSQGLGLENVKKRLTIQYPEKHQFNINKTDSNFTVIVTLDLK, encoded by the coding sequence ATGATCGCAATCAATAAAAATAGGCATTGGATATTTTTAGTCTTTTTTTGGAGTTTGTTAGGCATCACGATTTGGGCGCAGATGATCGAAGATTACGATTTTTTGACGGCTACGATTCAGGCTATTTTGGTTTTGTTTTGTTCTGCCGTTTTAGCTCATATTTTAAGTGATGTTATACTGCCCAAAGCGCTAAAACAAAATAAAATGAGCTCGTTTGCCGTACAAAGCGTTGTTGTTGTACTGCTTTTGGCATTTTGTCTGTCATTGATTTATATTGTTTTTTCTGATTCGGTTATAAGAAGGAAGGCATATCCTGAAGAAGCAGATGTAGATTCTCTTCATTTTTTATGGTCGCGATTTTACGGCAACATTCCGTCAGCGATTTTAATTTGCGGCACCGCTTGCGGGCTCCGATTTTATCAGGAACATAATGTTATAGAAAGAAATCATGCGCAATTGCAGCAGGTTCATCTTGAAGCTCAAATCAAGATTTTGCAAGATCAGATTAATCCGCATTTAATGTTTAATGTTTTGAACCATATTCATATTCTGATGCAGAGCAATGTAAAGTTAGCTTCAGATTTATTGGTTCAGTTTTCGGATATTTTGCGTTATCAATTGTATGAATGCAATAAAGAATATGTGTCTTTGCATCTGGAAATTAAATATTTAAAAGATTTAATTGCCGTTGAAGAAACGCGCTGGGGAAATGAATTGGAAGTAAAAAGCAAATGGAATATAGAAGACGGACAGCTTCATATCGTACCGTTGCTTTTGGTTCCGTTAATTGAAAATGCTTTTAAACATGTTTCTCGACTTCCAAATCAAAAAGGATATGTGCATTTGTCTTGCGAACAAATAAATCATCAGCTGAATTTTAAAATAGAAAATTCATATACTGAGCAATATAAAATTCCGTCTAAAAGTCAGGGATTAGGACTTGAAAATGTAAAGAAAAGGCTGACGATTCAATATCCGGAAAAACATCAATTTAATATCAATAAAACGGATTCTAATTTTACAGTTATTGTGACCTTAGATTTGAAGTGA
- a CDS encoding PPK2 family polyphosphate kinase, whose product MKSIDPKDFKVVDKIKLKEIPTVLNVNANDDEKEEKLDKVQAKLSDLQDVMYAHNKYSVLICLQGMDTSGKDSLIREVFKEFNPRGVVVHSFKTPTSAELEHDYLWRHYIALPEKGKFAIFNRTHYENVLVTRVHPEYLLAENLPDINSVDDITPEFWENRIGQINNFEKHICQNGTIVMKFYLHLSKEEQRQRLLRRLEEEKHNWKFSPGDLKERGYWDEYMKYYEEAINKTSTPHAPWYIVPADDKEMSRYIVAKIIWEEMKKHTDIKEPELDEKTAINIELYKKELGEK is encoded by the coding sequence ATGAAATCAATAGACCCGAAAGATTTTAAAGTTGTAGATAAAATAAAGCTCAAAGAAATTCCGACTGTTTTGAATGTCAACGCAAATGACGATGAAAAAGAAGAAAAACTAGATAAAGTTCAAGCCAAATTGAGCGATTTGCAAGACGTAATGTATGCGCACAACAAATACAGCGTTTTGATTTGTCTTCAAGGAATGGATACTTCGGGAAAAGATAGTTTGATTCGAGAGGTTTTTAAGGAATTTAATCCGCGTGGAGTAGTGGTGCATAGTTTTAAAACGCCAACTTCGGCAGAACTGGAACATGATTATTTGTGGCGTCATTATATCGCGCTTCCAGAAAAAGGAAAGTTTGCTATTTTTAATAGGACACATTATGAAAATGTTCTGGTGACACGCGTGCATCCTGAATATCTTTTGGCTGAAAACCTTCCAGATATTAATTCTGTTGATGATATTACGCCTGAATTTTGGGAAAATAGAATTGGGCAGATCAATAATTTTGAAAAGCATATTTGCCAAAATGGAACAATAGTAATGAAATTCTATCTTCATTTGAGTAAAGAAGAACAGCGCCAGCGTTTGTTACGTCGTTTGGAGGAAGAAAAACACAATTGGAAATTTTCTCCAGGTGATTTGAAAGAACGTGGTTATTGGGACGAATACATGAAGTATTATGAAGAAGCGATCAATAAAACATCAACACCTCATGCGCCATGGTATATTGTGCCTGCAGATGATAAAGAAATGTCACGCTATATTGTAGCGAAAATTATCTGGGAAGAAATGAAAAAACACACCGATATTAAAGAACCTGAATTGGACGAGAAAACGGCTATAAATATCGAGCTCTATAAAAAGGAACTTGGAGAGAAATAA
- a CDS encoding prolyl oligopeptidase family serine peptidase, giving the protein MIRKTTFALLLFITNQVTQAQYKYPTTPERPVVDDYFGTKITDSYRWLEDMNSPEVQKWFKDESDYTNSIVKTISGRDDLFKRMKEIQALGGDQYGYIRQVGDIYYYTKNKKNENIDKLYLRKGKNGAEILLIDPSTIKKGATITSFIISPDNKKLAVTISQDGAEVCDLQIMDLESKKFLSHKLTPIWSEFPFEFTPDSKAITYTQMVTRDNTSDDFLKNMKALLHIIGTDSKTDKILASKENNPELNLLTEQFPKISFSNDYSYIILTIGSTKSDELSFYAPFSELSKPKINWKPLIKYEDEISGSHIIGDKIFFLTHKNAPNYKLGYTSIENPDFKNPTILIPENDRVVRRIRKSKNFIYYNLSDGINQEIFQVNGKTLETKRVPLPVGSIAGYSLSPRQNDDMLFFIDGWVIPSTTYDYNAETGILKKATEFTSSGLYPDYTKKFATKEIEIPSHDGVMVPLTIMYPKNIKMDGSTPCYITGYGAYGSSDFPYFVGPSLMTLLEQNVVVAIAHVRGGGEKGDKWHKDGMKAKKPNTWKDFIACTEYLINEKYTSKEKLIGNGVSMGGILIGRAITERPDLFKVALIEVGDTNTIRMETTPNGPNQIPEIGSIKNEEEAKHILEMDSQSKVKKGEKYPAVLIRTGINDPRVTPWEPGKFAAILQNYNSSTNPILLHVNYVNGHHSSDLDVTFGDEADMYAFALWQVGNPKFQIAK; this is encoded by the coding sequence ATGATCAGAAAAACCACTTTCGCTCTTTTACTTTTTATTACAAATCAAGTCACACAAGCTCAGTACAAATATCCTACTACTCCTGAACGTCCTGTCGTAGATGATTATTTTGGAACAAAAATCACCGATTCATACAGATGGCTTGAAGACATGAATAGTCCTGAGGTTCAAAAATGGTTCAAAGACGAATCGGATTATACAAATTCTATTGTAAAAACTATTTCTGGACGTGATGACCTTTTTAAAAGAATGAAAGAAATTCAAGCTTTGGGTGGAGATCAATACGGTTACATCAGGCAGGTTGGAGATATTTATTATTATACTAAAAATAAAAAAAATGAAAATATCGATAAATTGTACCTTCGCAAAGGTAAAAACGGAGCCGAAATTTTATTGATAGATCCTAGTACGATCAAAAAAGGGGCAACTATTACAAGTTTTATTATTAGTCCTGACAATAAAAAATTGGCAGTAACCATCTCTCAAGACGGTGCAGAAGTTTGTGATCTACAAATTATGGATCTTGAATCGAAAAAGTTCCTTTCGCATAAACTTACACCTATTTGGAGCGAATTCCCTTTTGAATTTACGCCAGATAGTAAGGCCATAACATATACACAAATGGTTACCCGAGATAATACCAGTGATGATTTTCTAAAAAACATGAAAGCATTATTACATATTATTGGAACAGACTCAAAAACAGATAAAATATTAGCTTCAAAAGAAAACAATCCTGAATTAAATCTTCTTACTGAGCAATTTCCTAAAATCTCATTTTCTAATGATTACTCCTATATTATTTTAACCATTGGATCTACAAAAAGTGACGAATTATCATTTTATGCTCCATTTTCAGAACTTTCAAAACCAAAAATAAATTGGAAACCACTGATTAAATATGAAGATGAAATATCCGGAAGCCATATTATTGGAGACAAGATATTTTTTCTCACCCACAAAAATGCTCCCAATTATAAACTAGGCTACACAAGTATAGAAAACCCTGATTTTAAAAATCCTACAATTCTTATTCCGGAAAATGACAGAGTAGTACGAAGAATAAGAAAATCTAAAAATTTCATTTACTATAATTTGAGTGACGGAATCAATCAGGAAATTTTTCAGGTTAATGGCAAAACTTTAGAAACTAAAAGAGTACCGTTGCCTGTAGGGTCTATTGCAGGTTATTCATTAAGTCCACGTCAGAATGATGATATGCTGTTTTTTATTGACGGCTGGGTTATTCCCTCAACCACTTATGATTATAATGCCGAAACTGGAATATTAAAAAAAGCCACCGAATTTACTTCTAGTGGTCTATATCCAGATTATACAAAAAAATTTGCTACAAAAGAAATAGAAATACCTAGTCACGATGGTGTGATGGTCCCGTTAACCATTATGTATCCTAAAAATATAAAAATGGACGGTTCAACACCATGTTATATCACTGGTTATGGGGCTTATGGAAGCAGCGATTTTCCTTATTTTGTTGGTCCCTCTTTAATGACTTTGTTAGAACAAAATGTCGTTGTTGCCATTGCGCATGTACGTGGTGGTGGCGAGAAGGGAGACAAATGGCACAAGGACGGAATGAAAGCTAAAAAACCAAATACTTGGAAAGACTTTATTGCTTGCACAGAATATTTGATAAATGAAAAATACACTTCTAAAGAAAAGCTTATAGGAAATGGAGTTAGCATGGGAGGCATCTTAATCGGAAGAGCTATTACAGAACGTCCTGACCTTTTTAAGGTAGCACTAATTGAAGTTGGAGATACTAATACCATTAGAATGGAAACGACTCCTAACGGTCCTAATCAAATACCAGAAATAGGTTCAATAAAAAATGAGGAAGAGGCGAAGCACATCTTAGAAATGGACTCACAAAGCAAAGTGAAAAAAGGAGAAAAATATCCCGCAGTTTTAATTCGTACTGGTATTAACGATCCTAGAGTTACTCCGTGGGAACCAGGTAAATTTGCCGCTATTTTACAAAACTACAACAGCTCGACCAATCCGATTTTATTACATGTAAATTATGTCAATGGTCACCACTCTAGTGATTTGGATGTTACTTTTGGAGATGAAGCCGACATGTATGCCTTTGCCTTATGGCAAGTTGGGAACCCTAAGTTTCAAATTGCAAAATAA
- a CDS encoding DUF6929 family protein has translation MEKFTLEILFQIIGIGSASGLFYNNDALYVIGDNSGFLYEYNMQNQQLNQHALIDNPTQNIPKNLKPDFESITHHNDTLYVFGSGSTENRNKMIEFDTKSKTVLQKNNLVDLYAVMQNFGEIKPEDFNLEGAIFDGENWYLFNRGNDVSNKNTIFTIHAKNLGEEFALISVNYKLPKIKGVRSSFTDAILVDDKIYFLSTAEDTKSTYDDGEILGSFIGRIDVKTMKIDFTQKITSTNKFEGLTFYKKENNKIEFLLCEDNDTEVLETKIYKLTLPLK, from the coding sequence ATGGAAAAATTCACATTAGAAATATTATTTCAAATTATCGGAATCGGCTCAGCATCGGGATTATTTTACAATAATGATGCACTTTATGTTATTGGCGACAACAGCGGATTTCTTTACGAATACAATATGCAAAATCAGCAACTAAATCAGCATGCTTTGATTGATAATCCAACACAGAATATTCCGAAAAACTTAAAACCCGATTTTGAGTCAATCACACATCATAATGATACGCTTTATGTTTTTGGCTCTGGTTCAACTGAAAACCGAAACAAAATGATTGAGTTTGACACAAAATCGAAAACCGTTTTACAGAAGAATAATTTAGTTGATTTGTATGCTGTAATGCAGAATTTCGGCGAAATAAAACCAGAAGATTTTAATCTAGAAGGCGCTATTTTTGATGGCGAAAACTGGTATTTATTCAATCGCGGAAATGACGTTTCTAACAAAAACACGATTTTTACCATTCACGCCAAAAATCTAGGAGAAGAATTTGCTCTGATTTCAGTGAATTATAAACTTCCAAAAATAAAAGGCGTTCGTTCCAGTTTTACCGATGCCATTTTAGTTGATGATAAAATCTATTTCCTTTCAACTGCCGAAGACACAAAATCAACTTATGATGACGGAGAAATCTTAGGAAGTTTCATCGGAAGAATTGACGTAAAAACCATGAAAATCGATTTTACTCAAAAAATCACCTCAACCAATAAATTTGAAGGTCTGACTTTCTATAAAAAAGAAAACAATAAAATCGAATTTTTGCTTTGTGAAGATAATGATACCGAAGTTTTAGAAACAAAGATTTATAAATTAACATTGCCTCTTAAATAA
- a CDS encoding 3-ketoacyl-ACP reductase: MTDLKNKNAFITGAGKGIGKAVAIALAKEGVNLILVSRTKSDIDQLAEETSNLGVKTLALSADVSDINSINAAVEKAITEFKHIDILINSAGIASFGKFLELEPEAWERIIQVNLMGTYFTTRAIIPNMIERQTGDIINISSTAGLNGNALTSAYSASKFAVLGLTDSLMQEMRKHNIRVTALTPSTVATDMAKDLNLTDGNPEKVMQSEDMADLIIAQLKLNRRVFIKNSSIWSTNP; encoded by the coding sequence ATGACCGACTTAAAAAATAAAAACGCCTTTATTACGGGCGCAGGAAAAGGAATAGGAAAAGCTGTGGCAATTGCTTTGGCAAAAGAAGGTGTAAACCTAATTTTGGTTTCTAGAACCAAAAGTGATATTGACCAATTGGCAGAAGAAACTTCAAACTTGGGAGTAAAAACTTTGGCTTTGTCTGCTGATGTTTCTGACATCAATTCTATAAATGCTGCCGTTGAAAAAGCTATTACTGAATTTAAACATATTGATATTTTAATCAACAGTGCCGGAATTGCTTCTTTTGGAAAATTCTTAGAATTGGAACCAGAAGCTTGGGAAAGAATTATTCAGGTGAATTTAATGGGAACGTATTTCACAACGCGTGCAATTATTCCAAACATGATCGAAAGACAAACTGGAGATATTATCAATATTTCTTCAACTGCAGGATTAAACGGAAACGCTCTGACAAGTGCTTACAGTGCTTCTAAATTTGCTGTTTTAGGCTTAACCGATTCTCTAATGCAAGAAATGAGAAAACACAATATTCGTGTTACAGCTTTAACGCCAAGTACAGTGGCAACTGATATGGCAAAAGATTTAAACTTAACTGACGGAAATCCAGAAAAAGTAATGCAGTCTGAAGATATGGCAGATTTAATCATTGCTCAGTTAAAACTAAACCGAAGAGTCTTTATTAAAAATAGCAGCATCTGGTCTACTAACCCATAA
- a CDS encoding GNAT family N-acetyltransferase: MKNPIKTERLILRELELSDAEGMFELDSNPNVHLFVGNRPVKHIDESIEYIKFVQKQYKDLGTGRWAVVLKETNEFIGWSGIKFITDEINSHKNFYELGYRFIEKHWGKGYATEAGKAFINHAFNEMKVEVLYAYADAGNENSRKILEKLGFHFVNSFEYQEELEVWYELKNPNSN, translated from the coding sequence ATGAAAAATCCAATTAAAACGGAACGTCTAATTTTACGGGAACTTGAACTTTCTGATGCTGAAGGAATGTTCGAATTGGATTCTAATCCGAATGTACATTTATTTGTTGGCAACAGACCTGTAAAACATATTGATGAAAGTATTGAATATATCAAATTTGTTCAGAAACAATACAAAGATCTTGGAACTGGCCGTTGGGCAGTTGTTTTGAAAGAAACAAATGAATTTATTGGCTGGTCTGGAATAAAGTTTATTACAGACGAAATTAATAGCCATAAAAATTTTTATGAGCTAGGATATCGTTTTATCGAAAAACATTGGGGAAAAGGTTATGCAACCGAAGCAGGAAAAGCTTTTATTAATCATGCCTTTAACGAAATGAAAGTAGAAGTGCTGTATGCTTACGCAGATGCAGGAAATGAAAACTCAAGAAAAATTTTAGAGAAATTAGGTTTTCATTTTGTGAATTCTTTCGAATATCAAGAAGAATTAGAAGTTTGGTACGAACTTAAAAATCCAAACTCAAACTAA
- a CDS encoding phospholipid scramblase-related protein, with protein MNPILSQNLFLVKEHVGMFKAANNYDIYHPETNQIIMNCRENNLGFFTKVFRFTDYKRATPFNVEITTASGEKLITVRRGVAIFRSTVEVLDEKDRLVGTFKQKFFSIGGKFNILDKNEKPVATLQGKWTGWDFKFSHENKQLAQVSKKWAGLGKEFFTSADNYVLQIEDTVTADSPLRQLILGAVMCIDMVLKE; from the coding sequence ATGAATCCTATTTTAAGCCAAAATCTATTTTTAGTAAAAGAACATGTTGGAATGTTCAAAGCCGCAAACAATTACGATATATATCATCCAGAAACCAATCAAATCATTATGAACTGCCGAGAAAACAATCTTGGTTTCTTCACAAAAGTATTTCGATTTACAGATTATAAAAGAGCAACTCCGTTTAATGTTGAAATCACAACTGCTTCTGGAGAAAAATTAATTACAGTAAGAAGAGGTGTTGCCATCTTTAGATCTACTGTTGAAGTATTAGACGAGAAAGATCGTTTGGTTGGAACTTTCAAACAAAAATTCTTTTCGATTGGAGGAAAATTTAACATTCTGGACAAAAATGAAAAACCTGTGGCGACTCTGCAAGGAAAATGGACAGGCTGGGATTTTAAATTCTCACACGAGAATAAGCAATTGGCTCAAGTAAGTAAAAAATGGGCAGGATTAGGAAAAGAGTTTTTTACAAGTGCTGATAATTATGTTCTTCAGATTGAAGATACAGTTACAGCTGACAGTCCATTGAGACAATTGATTTTAGGAGCTGTCATGTGTATTGACATGGTTCTAAAAGAATAA
- a CDS encoding RNA polymerase sigma factor, with protein MHRDAQRQVYEYMAPKLYRLCKRYLKKEEEIEEALADSFFTIFTKLEQLKEAYAFEAWARRITVNHCLATIRKETNFNMYLDDVKLLSQPSVDELNTLEEEDLLNLLNHIPDGCKTVFNLFVIEGFSHKEIAEMLKISEGTSKSQLNAAKTKLKELVNKLYYQKAK; from the coding sequence ATGCACCGCGATGCCCAGCGTCAGGTGTACGAATACATGGCGCCAAAGTTGTACCGCCTTTGCAAAAGATATTTAAAAAAGGAAGAGGAAATCGAAGAAGCTTTGGCCGATTCTTTCTTTACTATTTTCACCAAACTAGAACAGTTAAAAGAAGCTTATGCTTTTGAAGCTTGGGCAAGACGCATAACTGTAAATCATTGTTTGGCGACGATTAGAAAAGAAACCAACTTTAATATGTATTTGGATGATGTGAAACTGCTTTCGCAACCTTCTGTCGACGAACTGAATACATTAGAAGAAGAAGATTTACTGAATTTATTAAACCACATTCCTGACGGCTGTAAAACTGTGTTTAACCTTTTTGTCATTGAAGGTTTTTCGCATAAAGAAATAGCCGAAATGCTAAAGATTTCTGAAGGCACCTCAAAATCACAATTGAATGCCGCTAAGACCAAACTGAAAGAACTGGTTAATAAACTGTATTATCAAAAAGCAAAATAG
- a CDS encoding vWA domain-containing protein produces MKSLKLISSAIAMLICFVTMAQERTISGIVSDESNLPLPGVQITIKGTKKNSQTDYNGNYSIQARKGDALVFSYIGMETKTILVKKSDVINVTLKNNFNKLNEVVVTAYGVSRKQMKTSAVTMVRGSAEEIQVQNSMGYSAMPNPTVSIRGNESVSPKNEPMYIIDGVPAKANQMAKINPNDIDNVSVLKDKDATSIYGSKASNGVVVISTKNEIYKNLSEKELDKKLNILPIPAEPTQEDYDAFVENAFESPKTAPLSTFSIDVDNASYTNIRRFLNNGQEVPKDAVRVEEMVNFFKYTYPQPKKEHPFSINTEVSDSPWNKNNKILKIGLQGKNIPTNDLPASNLVFLIDVSGSMSDMNKLPLLKQSLKILVNELRAKDKVAIVVYAGAAGMVLPPTSGDEKKTIIDALDKLQSGGSTAGGAGIELAYKTATENFIKGGNNRVILATDGDFNVGSSSNSDMEKLIEEKRKTGVFLTCLGYGMGNYKDSKMEILADKGNGNYAYIDNIQEANRFLGKEFKGSMFAIAKDVKIQIEFNPKQVQAYRLIGYENRKLRPEDFKNDAIDAGELGSNHTVTALYEIIPVGVKSDYLAEQPDPLKYTKTETSSNNYSNELATIKFRYKKPDGDKSIEMVQVIENKSVALEKASDDMKFSSAVAWFGLKLRNSKLIADKSSEEIVKLAKQGNSNDGEGYKAEFIRLVETSKQYN; encoded by the coding sequence ATGAAAAGTCTAAAACTTATTTCATCAGCCATTGCTATGCTTATATGTTTCGTAACCATGGCACAAGAAAGAACAATTTCTGGAATCGTTTCAGATGAATCTAATTTACCGCTTCCTGGTGTTCAAATAACCATTAAAGGCACTAAAAAAAACAGTCAAACTGATTATAACGGAAACTATTCAATTCAAGCACGTAAAGGAGACGCTCTTGTTTTTAGCTATATTGGTATGGAAACTAAAACCATTCTTGTAAAAAAATCAGATGTAATTAATGTTACATTAAAAAACAATTTTAACAAACTTAATGAAGTTGTTGTTACTGCTTATGGCGTTTCGAGAAAACAAATGAAAACAAGTGCCGTAACAATGGTTCGAGGTTCAGCTGAAGAAATTCAAGTTCAAAATTCTATGGGATATTCTGCTATGCCAAATCCAACTGTTTCTATTCGCGGAAATGAATCTGTTTCTCCAAAGAATGAACCAATGTATATTATTGATGGAGTTCCAGCAAAAGCCAATCAAATGGCAAAAATTAATCCGAATGATATTGATAATGTTTCGGTTTTAAAAGATAAAGATGCGACTTCAATTTATGGAAGCAAAGCTTCAAATGGCGTTGTGGTTATTTCAACCAAAAATGAAATCTATAAAAACCTTTCAGAAAAAGAATTGGATAAAAAATTAAACATCCTTCCGATTCCAGCTGAACCAACTCAGGAAGATTATGATGCTTTTGTAGAAAATGCTTTCGAAAGTCCAAAAACAGCTCCGCTTTCCACATTTTCTATCGATGTCGATAATGCTTCTTATACCAATATCAGACGTTTTTTAAACAACGGTCAGGAAGTTCCAAAGGACGCTGTGCGTGTAGAAGAAATGGTAAACTTCTTTAAATACACTTATCCACAGCCAAAAAAAGAACATCCGTTTTCTATCAATACAGAAGTGAGCGATTCGCCTTGGAACAAGAACAATAAAATCTTAAAAATTGGTTTACAAGGAAAAAATATTCCGACCAATGATTTACCAGCTTCTAATCTTGTTTTCCTAATTGATGTTTCGGGTTCGATGAGCGATATGAATAAATTGCCTTTATTGAAACAATCTTTAAAAATATTGGTAAACGAGTTACGTGCAAAAGACAAAGTTGCGATTGTGGTTTACGCAGGCGCTGCAGGAATGGTTTTGCCTCCAACTTCTGGAGACGAGAAAAAAACGATTATCGATGCTTTAGATAAATTACAATCTGGCGGAAGTACAGCCGGAGGCGCAGGAATTGAACTAGCTTATAAAACGGCAACTGAAAATTTCATTAAAGGCGGAAACAATCGCGTGATTCTAGCAACTGACGGAGATTTTAACGTTGGAAGTTCTTCTAATTCTGATATGGAAAAACTAATTGAAGAAAAAAGAAAAACAGGTGTTTTCTTGACTTGTTTAGGTTACGGAATGGGAAATTATAAAGACAGCAAGATGGAAATCTTGGCTGATAAAGGAAACGGGAATTATGCTTATATCGATAACATTCAAGAAGCAAATCGTTTTTTAGGAAAAGAATTCAAGGGTTCGATGTTTGCTATCGCTAAAGATGTAAAGATTCAGATCGAGTTCAATCCGAAACAAGTTCAGGCGTATCGTTTAATTGGCTATGAAAATAGAAAATTGCGTCCAGAGGATTTTAAAAATGACGCGATTGATGCAGGCGAATTGGGAAGTAACCATACTGTGACAGCTTTGTATGAAATTATTCCAGTTGGTGTAAAAAGTGATTATTTAGCCGAGCAGCCAGATCCATTAAAATACACTAAAACTGAAACCAGTTCAAACAATTACAGCAACGAACTGGCAACGATAAAATTCCGTTACAAAAAACCTGATGGCGATAAAAGCATCGAAATGGTTCAGGTAATCGAAAACAAATCGGTTGCTTTGGAGAAAGCTAGCGATGATATGAAATTTAGCTCTGCCGTAGCTTGGTTTGGTTTGAAATTGAGAAATTCAAAATTAATTGCCGACAAGTCTTCTGAAGAAATTGTAAAACTGGCGAAGCAAGGAAATTCAAACGATGGCGAAGGTTACAAAGCTGAATTTATCCGTCTAGTTGAAACTTCTAAGCAATATAATTAA